A genomic stretch from Haloarchaeobius amylolyticus includes:
- a CDS encoding type II/IV secretion system ATPase subunit gives MTDAPTLELPDRPGGSASHDDSGTVPPPIPPGEADAWYAPDVRAQYSLGPETVATIRETDEGFQYRVREPSLSEADEATLEAVRSHFAGANLRLPRTREATVSRMRSGIGEKYERVLDHLLPGSAATRRRLRYHARRDVGCLGDLTPLALDDHIEVADPSGDRLAVHTTDYAPATTDLASSVAHLDRFASERLATHTVDFRGFAVPVVLYRENLIGSDVFATKYAVLEPGLLPGDEALIQACKDRIWETNVSTVVDDSAAVVREQAERFLSRQLTAANAGAWLDATSHRVRDALADAGLGVPPVDGRYDEARLADLVYYVLRDYVGQGQLTVPIRDPFLEDIEANRVGERVKVVPRTALGHDGRVPTNLVFEEEAAFVNVVTQLAAADGVELNASNPSAKVNLQPSEVDDDVTIRCAVALPVISEDGPHISIRKQAPDALTPVDLVSGGSLTADLVTLLWMLYEHHGVVLFAGPTGVGKTTLMNAHMPFVAYDDRPISIDEGSREVRLPHETGISLTTRDHEDEFKAVTMADLMTEANYLNPDVEVIAEINTPASFATFAESLSTGHGLLGTVHAQSVEKLVNRVVEQGLPPYLLRELDLVVFPRHVDGERYVGEAIEFVTEAEYEQCRGRCGVVEKTGTAVYWNSVFERTVEGGFEFGYRDPDLHDGDDERADLCTFDALADRTDRPVGEVEDEFHRKHRYVQYLVRAGIDDFDELFGFLCDLQTDEAATVERIRARREA, from the coding sequence ATGACCGACGCGCCGACGCTCGAACTCCCCGACCGGCCCGGAGGGTCGGCGTCACACGACGACAGCGGGACCGTTCCGCCGCCGATTCCACCCGGCGAGGCCGACGCCTGGTACGCGCCGGACGTTCGCGCCCAGTACTCGCTCGGGCCGGAGACCGTCGCGACCATCCGCGAGACCGACGAGGGCTTCCAGTACCGCGTGCGGGAACCGTCGCTGAGCGAGGCGGACGAGGCGACCCTCGAGGCGGTCCGCAGCCACTTCGCGGGCGCGAACCTGCGCCTGCCCCGGACGCGCGAAGCGACCGTCTCTCGGATGCGGAGTGGCATCGGCGAGAAGTACGAGCGCGTCCTCGACCACCTGCTGCCCGGGAGCGCGGCCACCCGGCGGCGCCTGCGCTACCACGCCCGCCGGGACGTGGGCTGTCTCGGCGACCTCACGCCGCTGGCGCTGGACGACCACATCGAGGTCGCGGACCCGAGTGGCGACCGGCTGGCCGTCCACACGACCGACTACGCCCCCGCGACGACCGATCTCGCCTCGTCGGTCGCCCACCTCGACCGCTTCGCGAGCGAGCGCCTCGCGACCCACACCGTCGACTTCCGCGGGTTCGCGGTGCCGGTCGTGCTCTACCGCGAGAACCTCATCGGCTCGGACGTCTTCGCGACGAAGTACGCCGTCCTCGAGCCCGGCCTGCTGCCGGGCGACGAGGCGCTCATCCAGGCCTGCAAGGACCGCATCTGGGAGACGAACGTCTCGACGGTGGTCGACGACAGTGCCGCGGTCGTCCGCGAGCAGGCCGAGCGGTTCCTCTCGCGGCAGCTCACGGCCGCGAACGCCGGTGCGTGGCTCGACGCGACCAGCCACCGGGTGCGCGACGCCCTCGCCGACGCCGGTCTGGGCGTCCCGCCGGTCGACGGCCGGTACGACGAGGCGCGGCTCGCGGACCTCGTCTACTACGTCCTCCGCGACTACGTCGGCCAGGGCCAGCTCACCGTCCCCATCCGTGACCCGTTCCTCGAGGACATCGAGGCGAACCGGGTCGGCGAGCGCGTGAAGGTGGTTCCGAGGACTGCCCTCGGCCACGACGGCCGGGTCCCGACCAACCTCGTCTTCGAGGAGGAGGCCGCGTTCGTCAACGTCGTCACGCAACTCGCGGCCGCCGACGGCGTCGAGTTGAACGCCTCGAACCCCTCCGCGAAGGTGAACCTGCAGCCCAGCGAGGTCGACGACGACGTGACCATCCGGTGTGCGGTCGCCCTCCCGGTCATCTCCGAGGACGGCCCGCACATCTCCATCCGGAAACAGGCGCCCGACGCGCTGACGCCGGTCGACCTCGTGTCGGGTGGGTCGCTGACCGCAGACCTCGTCACCCTGCTCTGGATGCTGTACGAGCACCACGGCGTCGTCCTCTTCGCCGGTCCGACCGGGGTCGGCAAGACGACCCTGATGAACGCGCACATGCCGTTCGTCGCCTACGACGACCGGCCCATCAGCATCGACGAGGGCTCGCGCGAGGTCCGACTCCCCCACGAGACCGGCATCTCGCTGACCACGCGCGACCACGAGGACGAGTTCAAGGCCGTCACGATGGCCGACCTGATGACCGAGGCCAATTATCTGAACCCCGACGTGGAGGTCATCGCGGAGATCAACACCCCTGCCTCCTTCGCCACCTTCGCCGAGAGCCTCTCGACCGGCCACGGCCTGCTCGGGACGGTCCACGCCCAGAGCGTCGAGAAACTCGTCAACCGCGTCGTCGAACAGGGCCTCCCCCCGTACCTCCTGCGGGAGCTCGACCTCGTCGTGTTCCCGCGCCACGTCGACGGCGAGCGCTACGTCGGCGAGGCCATCGAGTTCGTCACCGAGGCGGAGTACGAGCAGTGCCGCGGGCGCTGCGGCGTCGTCGAGAAGACCGGGACCGCGGTGTACTGGAACAGCGTCTTCGAGCGGACCGTCGAGGGCGGCTTCGAGTTCGGCTATCGCGACCCGGACCTGCACGACGGCGACGACGAGCGGGCCGACCTCTGCACGTTCGACGCACTCGCCGACCGGACCGACCGCCCGGTCGGGGAGGTCGAGGACGAGTTCCACCGGAAGCACCGGTACGTCCAGTACCTCGTCAGGGCGGGCATCGACGACTTCGACGAGCTGTTCGGCTTCCTCTGTGACCTCCAGACCGACGAGGCCGCGACGGTCGAGCGCATCCGCGCCCGGAGGGAGGCGTGA
- a CDS encoding DUF2103 domain-containing protein → MQCGQCATALEKPGDYCLTCHTANCDAVVADCTRDRTTLSFLDGEEVVGETTVTTVPEDGEETGVVELRNYAGKVADEIRRKRPETVYAAGDRAVIREARAQLHHEFYRVTDDDPVSAVLDRLGEPALDVVDLAPREKIGGSHSTLIGGRTGQRTIRTVAEHPHVKKVIPGPIEAGGSSSQASVGAKVTRADVNGNVRLLIRDGSSVQENRVVTTAGDREMGERVRDDLNAALAEAELQ, encoded by the coding sequence ATGCAATGCGGGCAGTGTGCCACCGCGCTCGAGAAACCGGGAGACTACTGTCTCACCTGTCACACTGCCAACTGCGACGCGGTCGTCGCCGACTGCACCCGCGACCGGACGACGCTTTCCTTCCTCGACGGCGAGGAGGTCGTCGGCGAGACGACCGTGACGACCGTCCCGGAAGACGGCGAGGAGACCGGCGTCGTCGAGTTGCGCAACTACGCCGGCAAGGTCGCCGACGAGATCCGCCGCAAGCGTCCCGAGACGGTGTACGCCGCCGGGGACAGGGCCGTCATCCGCGAGGCCCGCGCACAGCTGCACCACGAGTTCTACCGCGTCACGGACGACGACCCCGTCTCGGCGGTGCTGGATAGACTGGGCGAGCCGGCCCTGGACGTCGTCGACCTCGCGCCCCGGGAGAAGATCGGCGGCTCGCACTCGACGCTCATCGGCGGCCGGACCGGCCAGCGGACAATCAGGACGGTGGCGGAGCACCCCCACGTCAAGAAGGTCATCCCCGGCCCCATCGAGGCCGGCGGCTCCAGTTCGCAGGCCAGCGTCGGCGCGAAGGTCACCCGGGCCGACGTGAACGGGAACGTCCGGCTGCTCATCCGCGACGGCTCCAGCGTCCAGGAGAACCGCGTCGTGACGACCGCGGGCGACCGCGAGATGGGCGAACGCGTGCGCGACGACCTGAACGCTGCGCTGGCCGAAGCCGAGTTGCAGTGA
- the truD gene encoding tRNA pseudouridine(13) synthase TruD, which yields MRDAHPRERAVGMEYYVSDADGVGGHLRDRDRDFRVREVEAFDAEPVESGTSDYPYLVVRATLSGWDTNDFARQLANDLEMSRGRVSWAGTKDKHAVTTQLFTLQDVEPDDLPELNGVDLEVVGRAGRALMFGDLVGNEFEITVSDAAAPENAATITEELREFGDGDVAVPNFFGQQRFGSKRPVTHEVGLEVVRGDWKGAVMAYLGSPDEEEPESTQEARRLVEETEDWQAALDAFPHRLRYERSMLHALVENGGTEPGDFREALEVLPENLQALFVHAAQSYAFNRMLSERLERGLPFTKPVAGDVVCFADRDGPADLPLPDTDRLQRVTEKRVDTIARHCERGRAFVTAPLVGVESELGDGEPGEIEREVLDDLDLEPGDFDLPGEFYSAGTRRAILVETDLSVAEDPLTFSFTLPKGSYATVVLREYLKADPLDLG from the coding sequence ATGCGGGACGCCCACCCACGCGAACGGGCGGTCGGCATGGAGTACTACGTGAGCGACGCCGACGGGGTCGGCGGCCACCTGCGCGACCGCGATCGCGACTTCCGGGTGCGCGAGGTCGAGGCGTTCGACGCCGAGCCGGTCGAGTCCGGGACCAGCGACTACCCGTACCTCGTGGTGCGGGCGACGCTTTCGGGCTGGGACACGAACGACTTCGCGCGCCAGCTGGCGAACGATCTCGAGATGAGCCGCGGGCGGGTGTCGTGGGCCGGCACGAAGGACAAGCACGCTGTGACGACGCAGCTGTTCACGCTGCAGGACGTCGAGCCCGACGACCTGCCCGAGCTGAACGGGGTCGACCTGGAGGTCGTCGGCCGCGCCGGGCGTGCGCTCATGTTCGGTGACCTCGTCGGCAACGAGTTCGAGATCACCGTCTCCGACGCCGCTGCGCCAGAGAACGCCGCGACCATCACCGAGGAGCTGCGCGAGTTCGGCGACGGCGACGTGGCGGTCCCGAACTTCTTCGGCCAGCAGCGCTTCGGCAGCAAGCGCCCGGTGACCCACGAGGTCGGCCTCGAGGTCGTCCGTGGCGACTGGAAGGGCGCCGTGATGGCGTACCTCGGCAGCCCCGACGAGGAGGAACCCGAGAGCACACAGGAGGCGCGCCGGCTGGTCGAGGAGACCGAGGACTGGCAGGCCGCACTCGACGCCTTCCCGCACCGGCTGCGCTACGAGCGCTCGATGCTGCACGCGCTGGTCGAGAACGGCGGAACCGAACCCGGGGACTTCCGCGAGGCGCTGGAGGTCCTCCCCGAGAACCTGCAGGCGCTGTTCGTCCACGCCGCGCAGTCCTACGCGTTCAACCGGATGCTGAGCGAGCGCCTGGAGCGCGGGCTCCCGTTCACGAAGCCGGTGGCTGGCGACGTGGTCTGCTTCGCAGACCGCGACGGACCGGCGGACCTGCCGCTGCCGGACACGGACCGACTCCAGCGCGTGACCGAGAAGCGCGTGGACACCATCGCCCGCCACTGCGAGCGCGGCCGGGCGTTCGTGACCGCGCCGCTGGTCGGGGTGGAGTCGGAACTGGGTGACGGCGAACCGGGCGAGATTGAGCGCGAGGTGCTCGACGACCTCGACCTCGAACCGGGCGACTTCGACCTGCCGGGCGAGTTCTACAGCGCCGGGACGCGGCGGGCCATCCTCGTCGAGACGGACCTGTCGGTCGCCGAGGACCCGCTGACGTTCTCGTTCACGCTCCCGAAGGGGTCGTACGCGACCGTGGTACTGCGGGAGTACCTCAAGGCCGACCCGCTGGACCTGGGCTGA